Sequence from the Natronomonas marina genome:
CTATCGACGACACGGACGAACAGAGGATCGGTGTTGTGTGCAATACTAACGAGGAGTATGAACCCATCGTCATCCGTGTTGGCACTACACCGAAAGACTTCCTTGAGGTCGCGAACTGATATTGTCGGTCCTGATGCTGTGTAGATATTTGCTACCTGTAGTGACAAATGGCTCACTGACGCGCGGGCAACAGTATATTGAATATTCAGGCTTTTTATCTATCCGCTCGTACCGAATCGAATCGGCTGTGAACGTTTCCATGACACGCTGGGATAGAGGCCAGCCTCCTGGTACATAGGCTGTCCAGCCCTCACGGTAGCGTCCTCGGTCACGGCTATCCGTCCGCGTCACGAATCATCACGTCGGGAAGGCTGACCACGACCGCCGTGCCGCCGAGGTCACTTTCCGCGAACGAGAGCGACCCGCCCATCGCCTGGACGGCCCAGTTCGACCCCCAGAGGCCGAGACTACTGGCGTGTTCGAGCGGGTCCTCCTCTCCCGTCTCGATCACCGACCGTTCGTCGTCGGGGATGCCCGGACCGTCGTCGGCAACGGCAATCCGGATCCCGGATTCGCCCCGTTCACACCGCACCACGACGCGGGGTGACGGGGTATCGTTGTGTTCGACGGCGTTCTCGACGAGGTGTCTGAGCGCATACCGGCACAGTTTCGCGTCGAGGGTGACGGTCACGTCCGGGCCCGTGACGCTCGCGTCGGCGTTCGTCCCTGTCGTTACGTCGGTGACGACATCGTTGAGCAGCGTGCGCAACTCCGTCGGTGTCCGGTCGGCGACCGACCGCCCCATCAGTTGCTGGACCTGTCGCGTCTCGTCGCTCAGCCTTCCGAGTCGGTCGACGCCCGCTATCGCCTCGGTGAGGTCGGCCTTTTCCGCGTGGGCGCGGATCACGTCCAGTTCGTTCCGGACGTTGTGTCGCAGGATGCGATTAAGAACCGCCAGTCGCTGGCGGCGTATCTCCCGTTCGGTCACGTCGATGAGCATGACGGTGTGGCCGAGCGTCTCGTCGAACTCGTCGACGAGCGGCGAGACGCTCGGCTCGAACTGTCGGCGTCCCAACGTCGTCCGACAGGTGATCGTCTTGCGGTCGGTCAGCGTGGCGACCGTGTGGTCGGTCACGTCGTCCAGCGTCTCGGGGTCGTCGAAGCTCTCGACGGCCGAATCGTTCGAGCGGACCACTCGCCGCTCCTCGTCGAGGACGACGATCGCCTCATCGGTTTCTGTGAGTGCCGCTCGTTCGCCGAGCCGTCGCGTCCCGGGGAGATGCGTCACGAGGTCGTATCGCGTCACTCCCAGCGCGAGACTCCCCGCGGTGGTGAGGAACGCGCCACCGATCAACACGTCGTTTACCACCGGCGTCGACGGACGAGTCGTCTGGAACGCAAACACCAGGGCAACGACGGGCAACACGACGGTGACGCCCTGGGCAGTCGACAGCAGGTCGTGTCGGTAGGTGGTGACGACGACGGCGATGACAAGTGCGAACACGAAGGTTACGAGTCCGAGCGAGAAGACCGATTGAACGGTCTGTATAGTCTGAACCGCCCCGTCGCTCACCGGGCCGTCCTCCAGGACCAGGGACGCGACAATCAAGCCCGCGGACATCGCAACGACACTCGCCCCGGCGAGGATCCGCCGGCGGGTGACCTGCTGTCCCAGCCCGATGTATCGGGTCGCGAACACCGTCCACGGCACGACGATCAGGAAGTAGCTGATCCAGCTCGCCTGAGAGGTGATGGAAGTTCCCACTCCGAGGGCTGCGTACGCGACATTGAAAACCGCGAACGTCCCGGCGAGGACGACGTACGGGCGGGCGAGTCCCGTGTAGACCGTTCTCCGACGGAGGCGTCGGAAGACGGTCACTGTCACGAGACCGGCGACGACGCCACTCACGGCTGGGGGACCGACCCTGAGAATCGTCAGGGCGTCGAACTGAAACACAGTAGGGAATCGAAGGGGGCGCGGGTAAAAATGGTTTGACCGTTCGCGGCGAGACCCGACGCCCCCGACAGTTTGCCCGCTCGGCAACGCCGCCAGCGTCGGGTCACTTGCTCGCACGACTGCGAGTCTCCGGACAGCGCCCGATACCGCCGTTCCTAATCCAGTCCGCCGGTCCGAAAGGTGACTCTGCTCGGGCGTGGGTGTCTCCGGGTCTGAAACACCGCACCAGCTTTACTCACCTGCTCACCCGTACCATCGAGTGCATGTCGAAACTGAAAACAGGCGCCGTCGTCGCGGCCGTCGCGACTGCGACTGTCGTCGCCGCCCGGGCGCTCGAAGACTGACCAGCCCCACAGGGCCGGTTTCGTCGCACCGTGCCGACCGAGTCGAGGTATCGTACGCTGACCGACCCCCGTGACACGCGTTCTCTCCTGTTCGCACTCGCGTCTCGTGTCCCACCGGACCAC
This genomic interval carries:
- a CDS encoding ATP-binding protein, with protein sequence MFQFDALTILRVGPPAVSGVVAGLVTVTVFRRLRRRTVYTGLARPYVVLAGTFAVFNVAYAALGVGTSITSQASWISYFLIVVPWTVFATRYIGLGQQVTRRRILAGASVVAMSAGLIVASLVLEDGPVSDGAVQTIQTVQSVFSLGLVTFVFALVIAVVVTTYRHDLLSTAQGVTVVLPVVALVFAFQTTRPSTPVVNDVLIGGAFLTTAGSLALGVTRYDLVTHLPGTRRLGERAALTETDEAIVVLDEERRVVRSNDSAVESFDDPETLDDVTDHTVATLTDRKTITCRTTLGRRQFEPSVSPLVDEFDETLGHTVMLIDVTEREIRRQRLAVLNRILRHNVRNELDVIRAHAEKADLTEAIAGVDRLGRLSDETRQVQQLMGRSVADRTPTELRTLLNDVVTDVTTGTNADASVTGPDVTVTLDAKLCRYALRHLVENAVEHNDTPSPRVVVRCERGESGIRIAVADDGPGIPDDERSVIETGEEDPLEHASSLGLWGSNWAVQAMGGSLSFAESDLGGTAVVVSLPDVMIRDADG